A genomic region of Amphiura filiformis chromosome 6, Afil_fr2py, whole genome shotgun sequence contains the following coding sequences:
- the LOC140154914 gene encoding ferroptosis suppressor protein 1-like, producing the protein MGGSSSSKLQDKHVVIVGGGYGGITLANHLKGKCKFTLIDPRETFHHTIGGLRAVVEKGYSNLIFIPYAPTFGESFKQGKAVSVDTTAKKVVLETGDEISYDYLVLATGSSGVFPVKIDLSVTDASEAMEMYNSYVDKIDAAKDIVIIGGGPVGIELAGEIATDKKDKKITIIHSRSALINNGTFNDKFKKRLRKGLQAKGVEILFEQKVSNLAELPPDGSARCTVKTDKGSEVEADLVFACIGLKTNSSAYSEAFSDKLDEIGCLKVDEFLRVEGYTDVFAIGDCSAADGEAKLAFKASVHAEVVAQNLQLHEDGKHLKTYKPPINMIVVPLGRNGGVAQMGNSIVVGNMITKIVKSKHLFTSRYWGDMGQEMPTNVK; encoded by the exons ATGGGAGGATCTAGTAGTTCAAAATTGCAAGACAAGCACGTGGTGATTGTAGGTGGAGGATATGGAGGCATTACCCTGGCCAACCATCTGAAAGGGAAATGCAAGTTCACGTTGATTGATCCTAGGGAGACTTTTCATCATACTATTGGTGGACTCAGGGCTGTTGTGGAAAAGG GGTACAGtaatttgattttcattccaTATGCACCAACATTTGGTGAGAGCTTTAAGCAAGGCAAGGCCGTTAGTGTTGATACAACAGCCAAGAAAGTGGTACTCGAGACGGGGGACGAAATCAGTTACGACTATTTAGTATTGGCTACTGGAAGTTCCGGTGTTTTCCCTGTGAAAATCGATCTTTCTGTGACAGATGCATCGGAAGCCATGGAGATGTACAACAGTTATGTTGACAAG ATCGACGCTGCCAAAGACATTGTTATCATCGGTGGAGGTCCTGTCGGCATAGAATTGGCTGGTGAAATTGCAACTGACAAAAAGGATAAAAAGATAACAATTATTCATTCAAGATCTGCTCTAATTAATAATGGTACCTTCAACGACAAGTTCAAGAAAAGGCTGCGTAAAGGACTCCAAGCAAAAGGGGTGGAAATTCTGTTCG AACAGAAAGTTAGCAACCTGGCCGAGCTCCCACCGGACGGTTCTGCGAGATGTACAGTAAAGACAGACAAGGGATCAGAGGTGGAAGCTGATCTGGTGTTTGCTTGTATCGGTCTAAAGACAAATTCATCAGCTTATTCCGAAGCATTCA GTGACAAGCTTGATGAAATCGGGTGCCTGAAAGTTGACGAATTTCTTCGTGTTGAAGGTTACACAGATGTCTTTGCTATCGGTGACTGCTCTGCCGCAGATGGTGAAGCTAAGTTGGCATTCAAGGCTTCCGTTCATGCTGAAGTTGTTGCTCAAAATCTCCAACTCCACGAAGACGGAAAGCATCTTAAAACCTATAAACCAC CCATCAACATGATAGTTGTGCCTCTTGGTCGTAATGGTGGAGTCGCTCAGATGGGCAATAGTATTGTGGTTGGAAACATGATAACAAAAATAGTGAAAAGTAAACACCTTTTTACATCTAGATACTGGGGTGATATGGGACAGGAAATGCCAACTAACGTTAAGTAG
- the LOC140154915 gene encoding ferroptosis suppressor protein 1-like, protein MIFIPYAPTYGESFKKGTVVSVDAKAKKVVLETGDEISYDYLVLATGSSGAFPARVDPSVNDTTQAIETYNSFVDKINAAKDIVIIGGGPVGVELAGEIATDTKDKKITLIHSKSSLIDNGNFNDKFKKRLRDELEAMGVEILFEHRVTNLDDLPTDGSARCTVQTDKGSQLEADLVFACIGLKTNSSAYSEAFSGKLDEIGCLKVDEFLRVEGYTDVFAIGDCSTADSQAKMAFKAGCQAEIVAKNLQIQADGKCGLKKYSIDLDVIFVPLGRNGGVTHFGSMVAGNFVTRTAKSKGLFTSSYWEGMGQKMPTKSSSEKQDVV, encoded by the exons ATGATTTTCATCCCATATGCACCAACATATGGCGAGAGCTTTAAGAAAGGCACGGTGGTTAGTGTTGATGCAAAAGCCAAAAAAGTGGTACTCGAGACGGGGGACGAAATCAGTTACGACTATTTAGTATTGGCTACTGGAAGTTCCGGTGCTTTTCCCGCCAGAGTCGATCCTTCTGTAAATGATACAACGCAAGCCATAGAGACGTACAACAGTTTTGTTGacaag ATCAACGCTGCTAAAGATATCGTCATCATTGGCGGAGGCCCAGTTGGTGTAGAATTAGCTGGTGAAATCGCAACTGACACAAAAGACAAAAAGATAACACTCATTCATTCAAAATCGTCGCTGATTGACAATGGAAACTTCAACGACAAGTTTAAGAAAAGGCTGCGTGACGAACTCGAGGCAATGGGAGTGGAAATTCTGTTCG AACATAGAGTTACCAACCTGGATGATCTACCCACAGACGGTTCTGCAAGATGCACAGTACAGACGGACAAGGGGTCACAGTTGGAAGCTGATCTGGTGTTTGCTTGTATCGGTCTAAAGACAAATTCATCAGCTTATTCCGAGGCATTCA GTGGCAAACTTGATGAAATCGGGTGCCTGAAAGTTGACGAATTTCTTCGTGTTGAAGGTTACACAGATGTCTTTGCTATCGGCGACTGCTCTACTGCAGATAGTCAGGCTAAGATGGCATTCAAGGCTGGTTGTCAAGCTGAAATTGTTGCAAAAAATCTCCAAATCCAGGCAGACGGGAAATGTGGTTTAAAAAAATACAGCATTG ACCTTGATGTGATATTTGTGCCTCTCGGTCGTAATGGTGGAGTAACACACTTCGGTAGTATGGTGGCCGGAAACTTCGTAACAAGAACAGCAAAAAGTAAAGGACTTTTCACATCTTCATACTGGGAAGGCATGGGTCAGAAAATGCCTACAAAGTCAAGTTCTGAGAAACAGGATGTAGTATAA